CACCCCCTCCAGCCGATTCAAAAGTGGAGATACATGGTGGACCCAGCAGTGAGTGTGGACATGCATCATGGACCAAACAGAGAGTGTGGACGAGCTGCTTCTCGGAACACAGTTGATgtgggagagagaggtgggactCAGAAGAAAATCAAATCCTTAGGTAATGCAAATGAGCAGGATTGAAAGTAGAGTTCACCCCACAAAACCACAAGCGCTTCCAACGTGaatttttaaaggggaaaatttaaattttattgtctTCTCAGGCATGAGGACCCTGGAGcccatatttataaaatagtgGGGCATGGCTGCAGGCACCGTAacctcagggctggggaggcagaggcaggagggtccctgAAGCTCCCTGGCCAACTAGTCTGTCTGAATTGGTGGGCTCCGGATTCAGagaaagatcctatctcaaaacacaacaacaacaacaacaaaaaggaaaacgaGGTGGAGAGTgacaaaggaaagcatcttctGTCAACATCcagcctgtacacacacacacaaaataaacaaacaaatgacaggTAAGACAGAAATTGTAGATCTAAGTAAAACTGATGAGATAATACAAATTGAAACGCTGGCAAatccagaagagaaaaatgatgatAAAGATCAATTGTgacaaaattaataagaaaagtaTTTAATGTAACAATTTGAATGATGTTACAATACCAACTTCTGGGGTAAGATGGTGAGTTAAGCACTGCCTCCACGTgactgctctggactcttccagatgactctggctgttctctctctctctctctctctctctctcttctttttttttttttttttttttgtttttcgagacaaggtttctctgtgtagctttgtgcctttcctggatctcgctcggtagatcaggctggcctcgaactcaccaagatccgcctgcctctgcctcccgagtgctgggattaaaggcatgcgccaccaccgcccaggtctgttctctctctcttattcacAATAACGACACTCCCCTCCCCATAATAGAGCAGCCATTTTGAGTGGATTATTTACTGAGCACCCTGGCATACATATACATTGCCTGATTTCATAGGCACAGCAATAAGACATGATAAAGAAATGGGATACAAGTAGGAGAGAGACAAAATTAGAATGTCCTTATTTTTAGatctggatgacctaactaacataattatagagatgacaagcacaggtgacaataactatgtaagtcttgtctacctaaacaacctaaggactaagcttcctataaataaggcaaacagtctgtaagcaaatgcacagtaaaaggacaatgactttaaattgtgacaatacacaaaatatctttaacagagataggaatgtatagtgcaatatgcaatatgataataatcctaaatatatatcagtatacagaatatcttaaacagaagtagaacatacatacagtatgacagatataaattcacatttgtatcaatatacaaatatttcacataagagtaaaaatatatgtacaatataacaaacatagttctgtatttgtatcaatatacaaattatcttaaataggaatggaaaaagtttatatttgtatcaacatataaggattcataacagtgcaaaggctggtatattactaaatttgtttactaatgtatatgacagtctaccataatatcttatacctatccattccatttcttcttttcccttttttttttttgagacatattttctttccttaaggagagtactgagtttaacagtttcttccaccccccaaccctagaaccattatccataaccctgagaaatatgaaaccttagggagaaggggcgtcgttttcttagaattgcttcctgctgtttaggaagcgatggtatctctgttgggtattgtgagaaagctcagatagttaaatctcagttagactaactgtagattctgcaacaactctcagagtaatgggtaagattgtctgaaattttggcaagaagtgtaatatgatgatgattaccatggcatcattctggattgggtagagttgttgttgttgggggccccatcttccttctggagacttcagagattgctattggaaaaaacttatttttttatcagaatggaaggtttggatttaaagatgtcatgacatgtaagaaaggattccaagaaatcaagagtaagcatggagagaattagaatcttgaagataatggtcccttataattggttcccttctgtctcacaccagagggctcttctgatatgggactgaagaatctctcaaccttttcttttatcaatatgcttgggtttagagaaggagtgagccagttccatctccaaagccagcttggtttataattaaattggaaccacaactattctagattgatagagatatagatgttagacagtgatatcttaccctgtgtagattggtaccaatagattctttctttctgctgtaaacatctggatatccaaggccttatgatttctggaagatgggtatttccattatcctggaaagacaaaaacagaaccctaccccaacctttgattgttaaatttttcttacaacctgaagagatgtcacattggtggatgatcttttacttctcctcatcaaggggtttctcctgttcgaatcgaatttttattaattttgttggtatccatagcttttcttctcctgtggaaacaaaagcaaaaccccttccccaatgtaggacatatccaggtttccattctgaggtcaacacatctttgaaataaaccggctggtttagctcaggagttttgtctgtcgtccaatgtctctccgcagctgttgttcctttctcatcagcattgagaaaattcaaggttaataaagcactatgcaatcgatttctaggagtcattgttacctgttgctgtttatttagcatatcctttaaagttcgattggatctttctatgactgcttggcctgtgggattgtgtggtatacctgtaacatgctttatattgtaataagcaaagaactgtctcattttattggagacatatgctggggcattgtctgtcttaatttgtacaggtattcccatgatggccataacttctaataggtgtgtaatcacagaatcagccttttcagaactcataggagttgcccactgaaatcctgaataggtgtcaatggtatggtgtacatactttaatcttccaattctgcaaaatgaaacacatccatctgccaaatttcatttctttgtataccctttggattgcttcctgcaggtaatggagtttggttatagaaggaacaagtaggacattttttcacaatatccttagcttgttgccaagtaatggagaaatccttcttcaaacctttgctatttacatggtgtttcttatgaaattctgaggcttctagcacattacctattagtaactgatcaatctcatcattaccttgtgctagaggtcctggcagacctgtatgggatctgatatgtgttatatatataggatgttccctttttctgatgatttcctgcaattgtatgaataatgaagttaattctgtattatcaggaataaattcagcagtttcaatgtataaaacaactctctctgcatattgagagtcagtgactatattgaggggttctgtgaagtccatcagtaccataagaatggcatatagttctgccttttgtacagagctgtatggactttgtactactttacttaagtctcctgatttgtatcctgctttccctgatttatttgcatctgtatagaatgtgaggactccagaaattggcttgtgtcgtacaatgtgaggaaggacccattcagtcttctttatgaattctattctcttgcttttgggataatggttgttaatctctcccaaaaagttactgcaggctctctgccagtattcattatctttccatagtgacgaaatttcctcattagttaaaggtactacaatttctgctgggtccattcctgtcaactaacgaagtcttaatttacctttctgaatcaaatcagagatcttttctatataagtctttaatttcttatttgctttacgtggtaggaatatccattccaatataatatcttccctctgcatcaaaatacctgtgggggaatgtctggaggggaatatgacaagaatacatttaagttgtggatccacacgatccacatgtgcttctcgaattgtcttttctactagagccaattccttctcagcttcggctgataattctcttggactatttaattctttgtccccttctagagtattagccaaattttgtagtccatctttgggtattcccatgatacccaataagttggaaatgcttcctaacaacttttgaaaatcattaagagtctttaaatgatctctcctcagttgtaccttttggggtctaatttttgtaactctatcttatatcctaagtaattaatagaatctcttctttgtattttttcaggagcaatttgcagtccccagcgaggcaaaacttttttacttcttcaaacatgctttctaatgtgtctaactttggatctgctaataggatatcatccatttagtgataaattatggattgtggaaactttacacgaattaactccaatggtttttgcacaaagtattggcataaggtagggctgtttaacattccctgtgggaggaccttccattgatatctcttgactggctgagaattgttataattaggaactgtgaaggcaaatttttctctatcattttcttgtaagggtatggtaaagaaacagtcttttaagtcaataactattataggccattctttgggtagcagagagggcaagggcatcccagtctgtagggagcccattggctgaattactttattaatagctctcagatctgtcagcattctccaattaccagacttttttttaataacaaatacaggagaattccaagggctggtagattcttcaatgtgttgagcatttaactgctcttgaaccagctgttctaaagcttgtagcttctcttttgtcaaaggccactgtccaacccagacaggtttattagttagccattttaaaggtaaggcagttggtacttctgagagttcaacagcagttgtgctctgtttgtgtacagcctgaatagttggtgactgttttttatagcattttatgatattattcctagaaacatgcattggcctgtattccttttctgagagtgtaggaattttaatctgggtattccactgttgtaacagatctcggccccatagatttactgctacatttgctacatatggcttcagccttcctctctgtccttctggccctatgcattcaacccatctcgaactctgttttatctgagatagggtgccaattcctaaaagttggacatctacctcttgaagaggccaatttggatgccatgattttggtgtaattacagtcacatccgcacctgtgtctaccaggccctccagaaccaagccattaattcgaattctaagctttggcctttgttcatttatggaagtctgccaaaatatttgttttattgtgttctttgtaaacttctggggtaacttacaaatgaaggggtaggttacagggtctggcaagggtatagcgcagtccggcggtgttctctggagaactctgctcggtctacctccagcgtccagagtctgggaaccaagtgagctcttcctgatccttggtcttccacttcctcctccgccctgccttgtgggtgtgaccattaccgaagcctcagtgggggttggaacttccaagccaatgctgggatggctacccactacaaatggCCTCACGTGGACACATCCAGCAgtgcaaaaaaccaaaaaaccaaaaaacaaccaagtcattggagagacagagactgtaGAACTaacatgagaaaaacaaaatatcagagCAGCCCTGTAGCAGGCAAAGAGATTAAAgtcttaaataaaaacacattacaaagaaaacactgattcCAAGAGGCCTCACAATCAGATTCTCGGTCTTTATGGGAGAAATGATACCAATCTCACTGTgcatgaggacacagaggatgGGAcccatgggtgtgcatgtgtgtgtgcgcgcgcacacacacacacacacacacacacacacacacacctcactttaTGAGATGAACTATATTTCTAAATAATTGCAATCAAGTGTAGGAGCTAGTGGGGTGTGgtggcgcctgcctttaatctcaccatcaggacacagaggccagtggagttcaaggccatcctggtctacatagctacttccaggctagccaggggaTGTATAGAGacatcctgtcttcaaaaaataaataaataaataaaacaaaacaaaaagcaatggaAGTTGAGATAGATAAGCAAACCATCaactaaaacattaaaaacaggaagtaggagttggggatttagctcagtggtagagcgcttacctagcaagtgcaaggccctgggttcgatcctcagctcaaaaaaaaaaaaaaaaaaaaaagaaagaaagaaagaaaaaaaggaagcaacAGATTAACCAAAAATACATGTAAGATTTAAAGATGACCTATTTCTGAAAGATATTAAAGAAATCCCGGATGATTGTCTGAAGAGGTATACCACATTCAAGGACCCAAAGACAGGATGTTCAATGTCTGATACTCCCTAAGTGATCTGTGGCTTTAATGAAATCTCAGTCAAAATCTGGGCAGCCTTTCCTGTCAAATTTGATAGGATGGTTCCAAAATTTCTGGGATGCATAGATGACCCAGAATGGCCAACCAAGGCCAAAGAGAATCAGAGAACTTCCGTTATCTGACTCAAGACTACTTGTGGTTACTACTCATAACCACAGAGAAAGAGGACTGACTGGAATCCAGAAGAATCCCACCCGTGTGTGCTCAGCATGGTGCTGGCTGAGGAGGCTCAGTGAACACAGGGAAGCTATCCGCAAGGAGCTGGAACAACTCAGGACATCAAAAGCTGACTCAAAATGTTACAGAATGAAGCATGGGGTGATAGTCATGCTCCTCACTGTGAGGAAACACCTGGGGGAAGCAACCTGAGGGAAGCCAGGCTTATCCTGGCTCATTGCTCAAGGGGGAAGAAGTCATGGCCGGTGGGAGTGCAGCTCTGCTCCTAATGTAggccaaccaggaagcagagagcttggGCTGGGAGCATGAGGGACTAGAATCTTTAAAGAGCTGTACTTCTGGCCCTCCCCTGCCAAACCTCAACCCCAAACATTCCAggacctccccaaacagtactACCAGCTAGGGAAGAGTGTTCAAACACCCAAGTcctgggggacatttcacaccCAACCCTCAGCAGGAGCCTAGTAATAAATCTATGTGGTTCCAAGTTAAACAAATGCCTTCAGGGAGGGTCACTGAAGACCCAGGGTAAAGTGGACTTTGCTAAAATTAAGGATTAGGttcaacactgaagaaaatgaaaagctgagATACTCATGGGGAGAAGGTTTGCAGTATTTATGTTGATAATATGCTTGACATCCAGAAGTCATAAAGAGCATGTACTTTAACAATACAAATATAGACAATCTGATCTAAGAAAAATAGGCAGGAGGATTCGAACTGACACATCACCACAGCTGCACAAGATACCCCACACTGTCAGTCACCAGGGTAATGCCAGTGATGTGGTACCTGCAGGGGCCCACTCCAGAAAGCCAACAGAGGCATGTGCTGACATTGTGTAGAGCTGACTCTAATCCCTCATGAGTGTCATGGCTTAGGGGTGCCATATCCCTATAGGCCCCAACATTTGGGAGATAGAAACTCTCTGGAGGAAGTAGCTCCTTAGTGGGCAGCACTTGGGGGATGATAACCTGACCCCCACTACTTGTGACATCTCTGCTTCCACCAAGATGTGAGCAGGCAGCCTCATGTGCCTGCTGCCACAGCTGAGcacagctctctccttccctgcaAGGGTGGACTGCATCCTCAAACCCTAAACCAAGATAAACCCTGCCTCCATCAAGCTGATTCTTCTCAGATAATTGGTCATAGCATGGAGGAAAGCAGCTAACACagtgggcagagacagacagcagtGAAGTGGTGAGGAAGTCCTGGGCAGCTGCCTGACAGGAAAGCAAGCACATTAGGACTGGTGGCCATACTCTTCCTCCGTCTTCACAGAGAGAACCAGAAACATTTACTCAATGGAAACTGagcacagacatgcacaaagTCTGACTTGCTGTCTGGGCATGTGTCCTCAGGAGTCCCCAGAACAGGGATGTGTGGGTTACCTGATGTGGGAGGTAGAAGGGTGCTGGCTGAAGGAGGTGGTGGGAAGAGCAAGACTCAGTAGGAAgtggctgggaaggagaaggggctGGGAGAATGGCTGAGACCCTGATAAACAGCATGGCCTGGGGGGCTCTGGGTGCAGATGGATGCAGGATGGAGGGACGAGAAGGGCTCAGAGAGGGAAGTCAGGGCCCAGTCAGCGGTGTGCAAGGTGGGATGGGGACATGGACATTGGCATCCTTGCTGCTTAGGGGATAATGGTCAGCTGATCATGATATCCCTGGCCTCTGCCAAAGCCCCTCAACGTGGCTTTGCTGTAAGTTTCCAGATCTTGACATGTTGTTCATATACCTGTGCACCCAATGTAGGCCATGTCTTCTCCACATCAGAGAAAACTTATAATCTATGGCCCTTTGTGAGTGAGACCCAATGTAGCCTATAGAGAAGACATGTGTCCCTATGTCCCAATGTCCCAGTAGAGGGTACTGGGCAGTACCTGGTCCTGTATCCCCCTTCTTGCCCACAATGATCTTATTTCCAGATGAAAATCTCTTGTGTCCCTCTCTATGTATCCTATGGAGAATTCTGGCAGGCAGAGCTCACAAAGCAGCCCAGGCCAGGGGCCACAGTATGGCTTTGCTTGTGTGATTCTAGAGAAATAAAGAGGAACAGTTGATGGGGATGGTCTATAGTGGACTGCTAGATATCTGTGGGTGACTAGCCACCCATAGGGGTCAGAGAAGACTGAACATTGGGAGAGGGGCCCCATGTCTCACTGTGACCCCTCCCAGGGGAGGTGGCTACTGTCCCTTCTAGAAACATACCTGGCTGAAGAGACAAACATTTACTTGAACCAGAGCATGAGAGGAAATGCAGGTGATTAAAAGTTTATTGAAGCCACAGGCTCTGACAAGCTGATGTCAGGGGCAGGTACCCAGAGCAGAGGGAccgggagggaggggggggggggggggggcagggggagggcgGGGACAGTGACCCAGAGGATCAGCAGTCCTCCTGGGAAGTAGGAGAATAGATCAAGTCACAAAGGACAGGTTGGGGATCCATCCTGGAGGACTGTCTATTCCAGATCAGAATCAGACTGAGAGAGCTGAGAGAGGCCACAGGGAGGGACCTGAGCCAGCTGGCACCAGGAACAGGCCCATCAGCAGCTGGACTTCTGGCCAGAGCAGAGACCACAGCAGGCCTGGCGGGAGCAGGCAGGGCGGCAGAGCAGGGACATGCtggagcagggcttgcagcagctgggctggcaggaagaggcacagcaggaggaggtgggcacACAGCAGGCGGGTCTGCACACAGGGCGGCAGAGCAGGGACACACtggagcagggcttgcagcagacaGGCTTGCAACAGACTGGCATACAGCAGGAGGATTGACAGCATGAGGGCTGGCAGCTAGACTGCTGGCAGCATGGGGATCCAGAGCAGATGGGTGTGCAGCAGACAGGTTTGCAGcagacaggcacacagcaggAGGATTGACAGCATGAGGGCTGGCAGCTAGACTGCTGGCAGCATGGGGAGGATCCAGAGCAGATGGGTGTGCAGCAGACGGGCTTGCAGCAAAGGGTCACACAACAGGGGGAGCAGGTACAGCATGCTGGCTGGCAGCATGAGGGTGTGCAGCAGACAGATTGGCAGCAGGGGCTGGACACACAGCTCACTGGGGTACAGATGAGGGTCAGGCAGGAGGCTGGAgtgcagcagctgggctggcagcagctgggctggcagcagctaGGCACACAGCAGCTGGACTGGCAGCAGCTGGGGGCACAGCAGCTGGACTGGCAGCAGCTGGGGGCACAGCAGCTGGGCTCACAGCAGCTCTCTGGGCAGTCGTCCACCTGCCAGGAGGAGTTGGTACAGGCGTcagagcagacagacatggtggagGCGGCCATGGCGGGGTTGTTGTGGGGAGGGTGAGTGAGTGTtgagtgaatgtgtgagtgtgtgtttcaGGGGTAGGATACATTGGCTTTATATACTCCTCCCTGGCTGCTGCTACTGGCGCAGCCCATGACCACTGCTTCC
The sequence above is drawn from the Onychomys torridus chromosome 18, mOncTor1.1, whole genome shotgun sequence genome and encodes:
- the LOC118569532 gene encoding keratin-associated protein 10-11-like isoform X4 gives rise to the protein MAASTMSVCSDACTNSSWQVDDCPESCCEPSCCAPSCCHCCTPASCLTLICTPVSCVSSPCCQSVCCTPSCCQPACCTCSPCCVTLCCKPVCCTPICSGSSPCCQQSSCQPSCCQSSCCVPVCCKPVCCTPICSGSPCCQQSSCQPSCCQSSCCMPVCCKPVCCKPCSSVSLLCRPVCRPACCVPTSSCCASSCQPSCCKPCSSMSLLCRPACSRQACCGLCSGQKSSC
- the LOC118569532 gene encoding keratin-associated protein 10-11-like isoform X3 encodes the protein MAASTMSVCSDACTNSSWQVDDCPESCCEPSCCAPSCCQSSCCAPSCCHCCTPASCLTLICTPVSCVSSPCCQSVCCTPSCCQPACCTCSPCCVTLCCKPVCCTPICSGSSPCCQQSSCQPSCCQSSCCVPVCCKPVCCTPICSGSPCCQQSSCQPSCCQSSCCMPVCCKPVCCKPCSSVSLLCRPVCRPACCVPTSSCCASSCQPSCCKPCSSMSLLCRPACSRQACCGLCSGQKSSC
- the LOC118569532 gene encoding keratin-associated protein 10-11-like isoform X5, with the translated sequence MAASTMSVCSDACTNSSWQVDDCPESCCEPSCSAPSCCTPASCLTLICTPVSCVSSPCCQSVCCTPSCCQPACCTCSPCCVTLCCKPVCCTPICSGSSPCCQQSSCQPSCCQSSCCVPVCCKPVCCTPICSGSPCCQQSSCQPSCCQSSCCMPVCCKPVCCKPCSSVSLLCRPVCRPACCVPTSSCCASSCQPSCCKPCSSMSLLCRPACSRQACCGLCSGQKSSC
- the LOC118569532 gene encoding keratin-associated protein 10-11-like isoform X1; its protein translation is MAASTMSVCSDACTNSSWQVDDCPESCCEPSCCAPSCCQSSCCAPSCCQSSCCVPSCCQPSCCQPSCCTPASCLTLICTPVSCVSSPCCQSVCCTPSCCQPACCTCSPCCVTLCCKPVCCTPICSGSSPCCQQSSCQPSCCQSSCCVPVCCKPVCCTPICSGSPCCQQSSCQPSCCQSSCCMPVCCKPVCCKPCSSVSLLCRPVCRPACCVPTSSCCASSCQPSCCKPCSSMSLLCRPACSRQACCGLCSGQKSSC
- the LOC118569532 gene encoding keratin-associated protein 10-11-like isoform X2 — translated: MAASTMSVCSDACTNSSWQVDDCPESCCEPSCCAPSCCQSSCCAPSCCQSSCCVPTSCLTLICTPVSCVSSPCCQSVCCTPSCCQPACCTCSPCCVTLCCKPVCCTPICSGSSPCCQQSSCQPSCCQSSCCVPVCCKPVCCTPICSGSPCCQQSSCQPSCCQSSCCMPVCCKPVCCKPCSSVSLLCRPVCRPACCVPTSSCCASSCQPSCCKPCSSMSLLCRPACSRQACCGLCSGQKSSC